One genomic window of Oscillospiraceae bacterium includes the following:
- a CDS encoding transposase, translating into MNDFPQRQPIRLTNFDYGSNGAYFITICVNHRKELLGKIDVGAILNRPYDVPSQIDLSKYGAIVELAIKKIPDYSDTLVDKYVIMPNHIHILLSVNNDSENGRLRIAPTVNISVTIQQFKRRISKQIGFSLWQKSFYDHIIRDEEDYQIHLKYIEENPAKWAEDEYYGGGS; encoded by the coding sequence ATGAATGATTTTCCGCAAAGACAACCCATACGGTTAACGAATTTTGATTATGGGAGCAACGGAGCATATTTCATCACAATTTGTGTGAATCACAGAAAAGAATTATTAGGAAAGATTGATGTAGGGGCGATTCTTAATCGCCCGTATGATGTCCCATCTCAAATCGATTTATCAAAATATGGAGCTATTGTGGAATTGGCCATTAAAAAAATCCCGGATTATTCTGATACCCTTGTTGATAAATATGTCATCATGCCGAATCACATCCATATTCTTTTATCGGTAAATAATGATTCAGAGAACGGGCGATTAAGAATCGCCCCTACAGTGAATATCTCGGTCACTATTCAACAATTTAAACGGCGCATTTCAAAACAAATCGGTTTCTCATTATGGCAAAAATCGTTTTACGACCACATTATCCGGGATGAAGAAGATTATCAAATCCATTTAAAATACATCGAAGAAAACCCCGCGAAATGGGCGGAAGATGAATATTACGGAGGAGGGTCTTGA
- a CDS encoding MFS transporter, giving the protein MKITAANEPYYGLTRTTCYLGTVAQAAMANIWPLLFVLLRNAFGLTYLQLASLISVIYIVRLITDLLFSKAADKFGFRPFLALSTGLTAAGFLLFAAVPLLTDKPYLGFIAATVIFSVGGGLNDILASPLINQLPGRSKGGNLAFLHTVYSFGQASVIMLTSLALFLFGDGNWQWIVAAWALLPIAAFLLYLLVPLPDIQSQPKQSSREIAVGSDFLICFFIMFFGAGAECTMLQWSSTFMEKAAGLPKLLGDYAGVLMFALLMGLARLSYALFSKKFDLAKFMLYGAMAAVICYPLTALSEVSWLNLAGCALTGFAIGMLWPGTLVLGSERYPNGGAWLFAMLALGGDGGASFCPWLSGLLVDNAAKIPFLANLGAGLTSEQLGLRSALAFSTLYPLIAVILLMVFIKRRGKNSLFLSESK; this is encoded by the coding sequence ATGAAAATTACGGCAGCGAACGAGCCGTATTACGGGCTGACGCGAACCACCTGCTATTTGGGCACTGTCGCGCAGGCGGCGATGGCCAACATCTGGCCGCTGCTTTTCGTGCTGCTGCGCAATGCTTTCGGGCTCACCTATCTGCAGTTGGCGTCTCTGATCAGCGTGATTTATATCGTCCGGCTGATCACCGACCTGCTATTTTCTAAGGCGGCCGACAAATTCGGCTTCCGGCCATTCCTCGCCCTGTCAACGGGTTTGACAGCGGCGGGGTTTTTGTTGTTTGCTGCGGTGCCGTTGCTGACCGATAAACCCTATCTCGGTTTTATCGCCGCGACGGTGATCTTTTCGGTAGGCGGCGGATTGAACGATATTCTGGCAAGCCCCTTGATTAACCAGCTTCCCGGTCGTTCAAAAGGCGGAAATCTGGCCTTTTTACATACAGTTTATTCGTTTGGGCAGGCCTCGGTGATCATGCTGACCTCGCTGGCGCTGTTTTTATTCGGCGATGGCAACTGGCAGTGGATCGTGGCCGCATGGGCGCTGCTGCCGATCGCTGCGTTTTTGCTGTATCTGCTCGTTCCGCTGCCCGATATTCAGTCCCAGCCCAAGCAATCATCCCGTGAGATCGCAGTCGGTTCCGACTTTTTAATCTGCTTTTTTATCATGTTCTTCGGCGCAGGCGCCGAATGCACCATGCTGCAGTGGAGCTCCACCTTTATGGAGAAAGCCGCCGGACTGCCGAAATTGCTGGGTGATTATGCAGGCGTGCTGATGTTTGCACTGCTGATGGGGCTGGCGCGGTTGAGTTATGCGCTCTTTTCGAAAAAGTTTGATCTGGCCAAATTTATGCTCTACGGTGCGATGGCGGCGGTGATCTGCTATCCCCTGACCGCGCTTTCGGAGGTCTCGTGGTTGAATTTAGCCGGATGTGCCCTGACGGGTTTTGCAATCGGTATGCTCTGGCCGGGCACGCTGGTGCTCGGCTCCGAACGATACCCGAACGGCGGTGCGTGGCTGTTTGCGATGCTGGCGTTAGGCGGTGACGGCGGGGCGTCTTTTTGCCCGTGGCTATCGGGTTTGCTCGTCGACAACGCCGCTAAAATTCCGTTTTTGGCAAACCTCGGCGCTGGATTGACATCGGAGCAGCTCGGACTGCGCTCGGCGTTGGCGTTTTCGACGCTCTATCCGTTGATCGCCGTTATTTTGTTGATGGTGTTTATCAAACGGCGCGGGAAAAATTCTCTGTTTTTATCCGAAAGCAAATAA
- a CDS encoding SGNH/GDSL hydrolase family protein, translating into MRILFQGDSITDAGRDRSDYHNLGPSYPKYAAQYIKEQHSGMEFEFINLGIGGDQTKDLVARWKTDCIDLQPDLVSIHIGVNDTWHHAPNRDWLLDAQFEANYRSILTDIKTKTNAKIMILEQFLLPVPDKEFFRIDLDPKIQITRKLAREFADVFIPVDGLFAAACVEKDMLHWSADGVHPNENGSAFMGKLYAEAFTKLFK; encoded by the coding sequence ATGAGAATCTTATTTCAGGGCGACAGCATCACCGACGCGGGCAGAGACCGCAGCGACTACCACAACCTCGGACCCAGTTATCCGAAATATGCCGCGCAATATATTAAAGAACAGCATTCCGGCATGGAATTTGAATTCATCAATCTCGGCATCGGTGGCGACCAGACCAAAGACCTCGTCGCCCGCTGGAAGACCGACTGTATCGACTTGCAGCCCGATTTGGTCTCGATTCACATCGGCGTCAACGACACCTGGCACCACGCGCCCAATCGCGACTGGCTGCTGGATGCCCAATTCGAAGCCAACTACCGCTCGATTCTCACCGACATCAAAACAAAAACCAACGCCAAAATCATGATTTTGGAACAGTTTTTGCTGCCGGTTCCCGATAAGGAATTTTTCCGCATTGACCTCGATCCCAAAATTCAAATCACCCGCAAGCTGGCCCGCGAATTCGCCGACGTCTTCATTCCGGTCGATGGCCTTTTTGCGGCGGCCTGTGTTGAAAAAGACATGCTCCACTGGTCAGCGGACGGCGTGCACCCCAACGAAAACGGTTCGGCGTTCATGGGCAAACTCTACGCCGAGGCGTTTACAAAACTCTTCAAATAA
- the gpmI gene encoding 2,3-bisphosphoglycerate-independent phosphoglycerate mutase, which translates to MKRPITLIIMDGFGKSDSAYGNAILGNTPNLDKLMASNPYTYIGASGLSVGLPDGQMGNSEVGHTNIGAGRIVYQELTRISKEIDDGDFFKNPVLLDAVNNCKKNGSTLHLAGLVSDGGVHSHNTHLYGLLELAKQNGLNKVAVHCFMDGRDVSPTSGADFIAELEAKMREIGVGKIATIIGRYYAMDREKKWDRVEKAYNAMVYADGLQVKDAVQSMKDSYAKEVTDEFIVPTVVNGGCPVKAEDSFIFFNFRPDRAREITRAFVDPAFDGWQRKDFIKPFYVCFTQYDATMPNVEVAFKPQSMDNTFGEIVANHGMKQLRIAEYTKYAHVTFFFNAGTETVFDGEDRKLIDSPNVATYDLQPEMSAYTVTDDVVERIESGKYDAIILNFANCDMVGHTGVFEAAVKAVKTVDECVGKVVNAVVKAGGVALVTADHGNSEQMLYPDGSPFTAHTTNPVPFIVVGYPCKLRENGGVLGDIAPTMLKIMGIEQPKEMTGKSLIQ; encoded by the coding sequence ATGAAAAGACCTATTACCTTAATCATCATGGACGGCTTCGGCAAATCCGACAGCGCTTACGGCAACGCGATTCTGGGCAACACGCCGAATCTCGACAAGCTGATGGCGAGCAATCCCTATACCTATATCGGCGCATCCGGCCTCTCGGTCGGACTGCCAGACGGGCAGATGGGCAACAGCGAAGTCGGCCACACCAATATCGGCGCGGGCCGGATTGTCTATCAGGAGTTGACCCGGATTTCCAAGGAAATCGACGACGGCGACTTTTTTAAAAATCCCGTGCTGCTCGACGCGGTGAATAACTGCAAAAAGAACGGCTCGACGCTGCATCTGGCGGGACTTGTCTCGGACGGCGGCGTCCACAGCCATAACACCCACCTCTACGGCCTGCTCGAACTCGCCAAGCAAAACGGCCTCAACAAGGTCGCCGTGCACTGCTTTATGGACGGGCGCGACGTCTCCCCGACCTCGGGCGCGGATTTTATCGCCGAACTGGAAGCCAAAATGCGCGAAATCGGCGTCGGAAAAATCGCCACGATTATCGGACGTTATTACGCGATGGATCGCGAAAAGAAGTGGGACCGCGTCGAAAAGGCCTATAACGCGATGGTCTATGCCGACGGGCTTCAGGTGAAGGACGCCGTTCAGTCGATGAAAGACAGCTACGCCAAAGAGGTCACCGACGAATTCATCGTGCCGACGGTCGTCAACGGCGGCTGCCCGGTCAAAGCCGAAGACAGCTTTATCTTCTTTAACTTCCGCCCCGACCGCGCCCGTGAGATCACCCGCGCGTTCGTCGATCCGGCGTTCGACGGCTGGCAGCGCAAGGACTTCATCAAGCCGTTTTATGTTTGCTTTACCCAATACGACGCGACCATGCCCAACGTCGAAGTCGCTTTTAAACCCCAGTCGATGGACAACACTTTCGGCGAGATCGTGGCGAACCACGGCATGAAGCAGCTGCGCATTGCCGAATACACCAAATACGCGCATGTCACGTTCTTCTTTAACGCCGGCACCGAGACCGTGTTCGACGGCGAAGACCGCAAGCTGATCGACAGCCCGAATGTGGCGACTTACGATTTGCAGCCCGAAATGAGCGCCTATACCGTCACCGACGATGTGGTTGAACGCATCGAGAGCGGCAAATACGACGCGATCATCCTCAATTTCGCCAACTGCGACATGGTCGGACACACCGGCGTGTTTGAGGCGGCGGTCAAAGCCGTGAAGACCGTCGATGAATGCGTCGGCAAAGTCGTGAACGCAGTTGTCAAAGCGGGCGGCGTGGCACTGGTCACAGCCGACCACGGCAACAGCGAGCAGATGCTCTACCCCGACGGCTCGCCCTTTACCGCGCATACGACCAATCCCGTCCCGTTCATCGTCGTAGGGTATCCGTGCAAACTGCGCGAAAACGGCGGCGTTCTCGGCGACATCGCACCGACGATGTTAAAGATCATGGGCATTGAACAGCCCAAAGAGATGACCGGAAAATCGTTGATTCAATAA
- the tpiA gene encoding triose-phosphate isomerase, whose protein sequence is MNKKLRKPVIAGNWKMNKTPSEAAALAKEIVPLVKDAACGVVLCVPFVDLAPALDAVKGTSIKVGAQNCHFEKSGAFTGEISADMLKEMGVEYVIIGHSERRTYFGETDVTVNKRTRAALDAGLNVIVCVGEVLEQREQGVTNEFVAMQTKIALCGVSADELAKIIIAYEPVWAIGTGKTATDEQANEVCGVIRETVSALYGKQYGDAMTVQYGGSMNAKNAAGLLSQPDVDGGLIGGAALKPADFAVIVEATK, encoded by the coding sequence ATGAATAAAAAATTGCGCAAACCGGTTATCGCCGGCAACTGGAAAATGAATAAAACCCCGTCGGAAGCGGCGGCATTGGCAAAGGAAATCGTCCCGCTCGTAAAGGACGCGGCGTGCGGCGTGGTGCTGTGCGTGCCGTTTGTCGACCTCGCTCCCGCGTTGGATGCGGTCAAGGGTACATCAATCAAAGTCGGCGCACAAAACTGCCACTTTGAAAAAAGCGGCGCTTTCACCGGCGAAATCTCGGCGGACATGCTCAAAGAGATGGGCGTCGAATACGTCATCATCGGCCACTCGGAGCGCAGAACCTATTTCGGCGAGACCGACGTGACCGTCAATAAGCGTACAAGAGCGGCTTTGGACGCGGGACTCAACGTGATCGTCTGTGTGGGCGAAGTGCTCGAACAGCGCGAACAGGGCGTTACCAACGAGTTTGTCGCAATGCAGACTAAAATCGCACTCTGCGGCGTCTCGGCGGATGAACTTGCGAAAATCATCATCGCCTATGAACCCGTCTGGGCCATCGGCACCGGCAAAACCGCCACCGACGAACAGGCCAACGAGGTCTGCGGCGTGATCCGCGAAACGGTTTCGGCGCTGTACGGCAAACAGTACGGCGACGCGATGACGGTTCAGTACGGCGGCTCGATGAACGCCAAAAACGCGGCGGGACTGCTTTCCCAGCCTGATGTCGACGGCGGTCTGATCGGCGGCGCGGCATTGAAACCGGCGGACTTCGCGGTCATCGTCGAAGCCACCAAGTAA
- the pgk gene encoding phosphoglycerate kinase, producing the protein MQNLNKKTVEDIDVSGKRVLARCDFNVPLKDGVITDDKRIVEALPTIKYLISKGAKVILCSHLGRPKGEFNPKYTLAPVAARLTELLGKPVAFAKDVIGPDAKAKAAALKDGDVMLLENVRYHAEEEKNDPAFSKELASMADIFVNDAFGTAHRAHSSTAGVAAFLPAVCGYLIQKEISIMGGALEDPKRPFVAILGGAKVSDKIGVINALLEKVDTLVIGGGMAYTFFKAFGCEVGTSICENDKLDLAKEIVEKAREKGVSLLLPVDNVIGREYKEDTVFMRIYSDSIPDGWMGLDIGEKTQELFSKSLIGSGTIIWNGPMGVSEWANFAPGTRAVAKAVAESGAVTIIGGGDSAAAVEKMGYADKMTHISTGGGASLEFIEGLELPGIACLMDK; encoded by the coding sequence ATGCAGAATCTGAACAAGAAAACCGTCGAAGATATCGACGTATCCGGAAAGCGCGTGCTTGCCCGCTGCGACTTTAACGTCCCGCTCAAGGACGGCGTCATCACCGACGACAAACGCATCGTCGAAGCGCTGCCCACCATCAAATACCTGATCTCCAAAGGGGCAAAGGTCATTCTCTGCTCGCATCTGGGCAGACCCAAGGGCGAATTCAATCCCAAATATACATTGGCGCCGGTCGCTGCGCGCCTGACCGAACTGCTCGGCAAGCCGGTCGCATTCGCCAAAGACGTCATCGGTCCCGACGCAAAGGCAAAAGCCGCCGCACTCAAAGACGGCGACGTAATGCTGCTCGAAAACGTCCGTTACCATGCAGAAGAAGAGAAAAACGACCCGGCGTTTTCAAAAGAACTGGCTTCGATGGCCGACATCTTTGTCAATGACGCGTTCGGAACCGCTCACCGCGCCCACAGCTCCACAGCGGGTGTTGCGGCTTTTCTGCCGGCTGTCTGCGGTTATCTGATCCAGAAAGAAATCTCGATCATGGGCGGCGCGCTCGAAGACCCGAAACGCCCGTTCGTGGCGATCTTGGGCGGCGCAAAAGTCAGTGACAAGATCGGCGTCATCAACGCCCTGCTCGAAAAGGTTGACACACTGGTCATCGGCGGCGGCATGGCTTATACCTTCTTCAAAGCCTTTGGCTGTGAAGTCGGTACCTCCATCTGTGAAAACGACAAGCTTGACCTGGCCAAAGAAATCGTGGAAAAAGCCCGTGAAAAAGGCGTATCCCTGCTGCTGCCGGTCGACAACGTCATCGGCAGAGAATATAAAGAAGATACCGTATTTATGCGCATCTACTCCGACTCGATTCCCGACGGATGGATGGGTCTTGACATTGGCGAAAAGACGCAGGAGTTGTTCTCCAAATCGCTGATCGGCTCCGGCACGATTATTTGGAACGGCCCGATGGGTGTTTCCGAATGGGCCAACTTTGCCCCGGGTACCCGCGCGGTTGCCAAGGCGGTCGCCGAATCCGGCGCTGTCACGATCATCGGCGGCGGCGATTCCGCAGCAGCGGTTGAAAAAATGGGCTATGCCGACAAGATGACCCACATCTCCACCGGCGGCGGCGCTTCGCTCGAATTCATCGAGGGTCTGGAACTGCCGGGCATCGCGTGCTTGATGGACAAGTAA
- a CDS encoding SPFH domain-containing protein: MGLIKAALAAGGSVLADQWREYFYCDSLTVDVLVAKGVKRTGKKTSNTKGTDDIISNGSIIAVNEGQCMMIVQQGAIVEFCAEAGEFVWDNSTEPTIFYGGFGKGIGDSFKRFGRRFTFGGDAANDQRVYFFNAKEIVGNKYGTPAPVPFRVVDKNIGLDVDIAIRCNGEFSYKITDPIVFYKNVCGNVASTYARSTIDSQLRTELMTALQPAFAKISDMGIRYSSLPHHTVELADALNDVLTEKWSAARGISVASFGINTVKASDEDEKMIKELQKAAVFRDPTMAAAQIVGAQAQAMQDAAKNEGSGGAFMAFAGMNMAQNAGGVNAQSLYGMGQQAQKPAADTWDCGCGAKGNTGNFCAECGKPRMDSWTCSCGATGNKGKFCANCGKPKPAGVPLYKCDKCGWEPEDPTKPPKFCPECGDPFGDEDIKK, from the coding sequence ATGGGTTTAATTAAAGCGGCGTTAGCGGCGGGCGGAAGCGTATTGGCCGATCAGTGGCGCGAATATTTTTACTGTGATTCTTTGACGGTCGATGTGCTTGTCGCCAAGGGCGTCAAGCGTACCGGCAAAAAAACTTCCAACACCAAGGGTACCGATGATATCATTAGCAACGGTTCGATCATCGCGGTCAACGAGGGCCAGTGCATGATGATCGTGCAGCAGGGCGCCATCGTCGAATTCTGCGCAGAAGCGGGCGAGTTTGTGTGGGATAATTCCACCGAGCCGACCATCTTCTACGGCGGTTTCGGCAAGGGTATCGGCGACTCGTTCAAACGGTTTGGGCGCAGATTCACCTTCGGCGGCGACGCGGCCAACGATCAACGCGTCTATTTCTTTAACGCAAAAGAGATTGTCGGCAATAAATACGGCACACCGGCGCCGGTTCCGTTCCGCGTAGTCGATAAAAACATCGGCCTTGACGTCGACATCGCCATCCGCTGCAACGGCGAATTCTCCTATAAAATCACCGACCCGATCGTTTTCTATAAAAACGTCTGTGGCAATGTCGCATCCACTTATGCGAGAAGCACCATCGACAGCCAGCTGCGCACCGAATTGATGACGGCGCTGCAGCCCGCTTTCGCGAAAATCTCCGATATGGGCATCCGCTACAGTTCCTTGCCGCATCATACCGTCGAACTCGCCGACGCACTCAACGACGTGCTGACCGAAAAATGGAGCGCTGCCAGAGGCATCTCGGTCGCTTCCTTCGGCATCAACACCGTTAAGGCCTCCGACGAAGACGAAAAGATGATCAAAGAGCTGCAGAAAGCGGCCGTCTTCCGCGACCCGACCATGGCGGCAGCGCAGATCGTCGGTGCACAGGCACAGGCGATGCAGGATGCGGCCAAGAACGAGGGTTCCGGCGGCGCGTTTATGGCGTTCGCGGGCATGAATATGGCTCAGAATGCAGGTGGCGTCAATGCACAGAGCTTATACGGCATGGGTCAGCAAGCCCAAAAACCGGCTGCCGACACCTGGGATTGCGGCTGCGGCGCAAAAGGCAACACGGGTAATTTCTGTGCCGAGTGCGGCAAACCGCGCATGGACAGCTGGACTTGTTCATGCGGCGCGACCGGCAATAAAGGTAAGTTCTGCGCCAACTGCGGAAAACCCAAGCCCGCCGGCGTACCGCTGTATAAATGCGATAAATGCGGATGGGAGCCCGAGGATCCGACCAAACCGCCCAAGTTCTGCCCTGAGTGCGGCGATCCCTTCGGCGATGAGGATATCAAAAAATGA
- a CDS encoding four-helix bundle copper-binding protein, whose product MGIATNVIDKYQTCIDACTKCAQACTECKVACLKEPDVKNRIKCIGILSECACLCKEASSFMAMDAKYAKEVCKLCASVCTDCANECGMFKEDHCVKCAGECRTCADECTAMSQ is encoded by the coding sequence ATGGGAATCGCAACAAATGTCATTGATAAATATCAAACTTGCATCGACGCCTGCACCAAATGCGCGCAGGCCTGTACCGAGTGCAAGGTCGCCTGCTTAAAAGAACCCGATGTCAAAAACCGAATCAAATGCATCGGCATCCTTTCGGAATGCGCCTGCCTGTGCAAAGAGGCGTCGTCGTTTATGGCGATGGACGCCAAATACGCAAAAGAGGTATGCAAACTCTGCGCCAGTGTCTGCACCGATTGCGCCAATGAGTGCGGCATGTTCAAAGAGGACCACTGCGTCAAATGCGCCGGCGAATGTAGAACCTGCGCGGATGAGTGTACCGCCATGTCACAGTGA
- a CDS encoding D-lyxose/D-mannose family sugar isomerase — translation MDKNIREQIRKEALNFYAAAHITLTDAEKERLEVADFGLNDIRTIGLEIITYVNTKKCCAKEMVLLPGQICPEHRHAPMADIKYDGKEETFRCRYGEVFLYVEGDPTPSPKFAPPEKYKAYLAVRHEVRLLPGQQYTIYPNTKHWFASNTGAVISEFSTTSYDEYDIFTDPNIVRVEK, via the coding sequence ATGGATAAAAATATACGCGAACAGATCCGAAAAGAAGCGCTGAATTTTTACGCGGCGGCGCACATTACGCTGACGGACGCGGAAAAAGAGAGGCTTGAAGTCGCTGACTTCGGCCTGAACGACATCCGCACGATCGGGCTTGAGATCATCACCTACGTCAACACCAAAAAGTGCTGCGCCAAAGAAATGGTGCTTTTACCGGGTCAAATCTGCCCCGAACACCGCCACGCGCCGATGGCCGACATCAAATACGACGGCAAGGAAGAGACCTTCCGCTGCCGCTACGGTGAGGTGTTTTTATACGTGGAGGGCGATCCGACGCCTTCTCCGAAATTTGCGCCGCCCGAAAAATACAAGGCGTATCTGGCCGTCCGGCATGAAGTTCGGCTGCTCCCGGGTCAGCAATACACGATCTATCCCAACACCAAGCACTGGTTCGCCTCGAACACGGGCGCGGTGATCTCGGAATTCTCGACCACGAGTTACGACGAATACGACATTTTTACCGATCCCAACATTGTTCGGGTCGAGAAATAA
- a CDS encoding carbohydrate kinase family protein, producing the protein MKKILCIGSVTADVILKPVDELPPLGTLVVAKGGVEVHTGGCATNCAISLAKLGAKPYAACKVGADAFGDMVKKELAAPGADISGVVTGSVATTTSIVIIASSGERSFLYSPGSAADFKAEEISPELTAKCDIVFVAGCGLNFSLDGQPCADYMKAAKAAGKFTVMDTAWDPRGYWDHLVQPTLPHLDLFMPSIDEAAMIVGEREPEKVVAALRNLGSGNIILKMGSKGAYVDFIGETPFIMPPFLIDNPADTTGAGDAFCAGYLYGLANDWELRKRIEFANGVGACSVTAVGATAGIKTAAETEKFIEERKRNG; encoded by the coding sequence ATGAAAAAAATCCTCTGCATCGGCAGCGTCACTGCCGACGTCATTTTAAAGCCGGTCGACGAACTTCCGCCGCTCGGTACGCTTGTTGTCGCCAAAGGCGGCGTCGAAGTCCACACCGGTGGGTGTGCCACCAACTGCGCCATCTCGCTGGCAAAACTCGGCGCAAAGCCGTATGCCGCCTGCAAGGTCGGCGCGGATGCGTTCGGCGACATGGTCAAAAAAGAACTCGCCGCACCCGGCGCGGACATTTCCGGCGTGGTCACCGGATCGGTGGCGACCACCACTTCCATCGTCATTATCGCCTCGTCGGGCGAACGCAGCTTTTTATACAGCCCCGGCTCCGCTGCCGATTTTAAGGCCGAGGAAATCTCCCCCGAACTGACCGCGAAATGCGACATTGTCTTCGTCGCGGGCTGCGGCCTGAACTTTTCACTCGACGGACAGCCCTGCGCCGACTATATGAAAGCGGCTAAAGCGGCCGGAAAATTCACCGTAATGGACACCGCATGGGACCCGCGCGGATACTGGGATCATCTGGTGCAGCCCACCCTGCCCCACCTCGATTTATTCATGCCCAGCATCGACGAGGCCGCAATGATCGTCGGCGAGCGCGAACCCGAAAAAGTGGTTGCGGCGCTTAGAAACCTCGGAAGTGGGAATATTATTCTCAAGATGGGCTCGAAAGGCGCTTACGTCGACTTTATCGGCGAAACACCCTTTATCATGCCGCCGTTTTTGATCGACAACCCCGCCGACACGACCGGCGCGGGCGACGCGTTCTGCGCGGGCTATTTATACGGGCTGGCAAACGATTGGGAACTTCGCAAACGCATTGAATTCGCCAACGGCGTGGGTGCATGCAGCGTGACCGCGGTCGGCGCAACCGCCGGCATCAAAACCGCTGCCGAAACCGAAAAATTCATCGAGGAGAGAAAACGCAATGGATAA
- a CDS encoding PhzF family phenazine biosynthesis isomerase, producing the protein MERYKYRKIDAFTSAVSNGNPAACIYLNPHQSLSDEQMLQIAKQHKGFVSEVVFCSQKDESEFDLAFFSSECEVAFCGHGTIACMYSIIKDTPDLLFKKEIKINTRKKGALTVYNKIAEENAVFISATKPEYLDMNLGLADICDYLELDISAISTDYPVEFIDAGNKTLIVPVAKLEDEINLFPNEQRLKDFTLNNGIDVILIFCRDTKDKTSIAHTRVFAPKFGYLEDPATGSANSAYGYYMLKNNMWSGNMITLEQGGSDRIFNTIYLSRNDGALLFGGSATTRIDGYYYI; encoded by the coding sequence ATGGAGCGTTATAAATATCGAAAAATTGACGCGTTTACCTCCGCTGTTTCAAATGGCAATCCCGCAGCTTGTATCTATCTGAATCCTCATCAATCTTTATCCGATGAGCAAATGCTTCAAATCGCAAAGCAACACAAAGGATTTGTTTCCGAAGTTGTATTTTGCAGCCAAAAAGATGAGTCCGAGTTTGATTTGGCGTTCTTTTCATCGGAATGCGAAGTCGCTTTTTGCGGACACGGCACCATCGCATGTATGTACAGCATCATCAAAGACACGCCCGACTTGTTGTTCAAAAAAGAAATTAAAATCAATACGCGAAAAAAAGGGGCATTGACTGTTTACAACAAGATCGCCGAGGAGAATGCCGTGTTTATATCAGCGACAAAACCCGAGTATCTTGATATGAATCTCGGGTTAGCGGATATTTGCGATTATTTAGAGTTGGATATTTCGGCAATTTCGACGGATTACCCGGTCGAATTCATTGATGCGGGCAACAAAACATTAATTGTGCCTGTTGCAAAATTGGAAGATGAAATCAATCTTTTTCCCAATGAACAGCGGCTAAAGGATTTTACATTGAATAACGGCATTGACGTCATTTTGATCTTTTGCAGAGACACAAAGGACAAGACAAGTATCGCGCATACAAGAGTGTTTGCGCCTAAATTCGGCTATTTAGAAGACCCTGCCACCGGTTCGGCTAATTCCGCTTATGGCTACTATATGCTGAAAAACAATATGTGGTCCGGAAATATGATAACCCTGGAACAAGGCGGGTCGGATAGGATTTTCAATACCATTTATTTGTCAAGAAACGATGGCGCATTATTGTTCGGCGGAAGCGCGACGACAAGAATTGACGGGTACTACTATATTTGA